From the genome of Portunus trituberculatus isolate SZX2019 chromosome 5, ASM1759143v1, whole genome shotgun sequence:
aaagaacagaagaagaagaaaaagaagaagtagaaaaagaaaaagaagagaaaaaaaagcaagagaagaaaacaaggagaagacgaagtagaagaaaaaaaagacaagaacaagaacaagaaatagaaaaataagaaaaataagcagaaaataagaaaaaaaaaaaaagtagaaaaaaagaagacaacgaggagcaggaatagagagagagagagagagagagagagagagagagagagagagagagagagagagagagagagagagagagagagagaaaaaaacccaTCACATACCATAATACGAGGAGGCGGATGAGGCAGCGGCGGCACAGGACGAGGATGAAGAGAGCCTTCCCCTCACATCATCACGCAGGAAGCTGAGAGGAGACGCCCACCCGTGCCCTGACGTGTATCCTGACGAGAGCCCTGAAGACACGCCAGTGGAGGAGAGCCCGGCGCCGTacagactgctactactgccaccccAACAGGAGGAGGACGCGAAAGACGACGGAGAGTCCATACTGTTGCCGTATAGGACCTCCCTGGAGCTCCACCGGCGGGCGAGACTCGGGCTGGGACTGCAGTAGGAggcgcgggaggaggaggaggaggagtctttgTAGAGGCTGGTGCGGGAACTAGACTCCTTGATGCTGTTGGTTCGATGCAAATGTCTGTTGATTCGCACTTTCTCGCTGTAACATACTCGTTCATCCATGACGGAGTGGGATCTgtcgtggtgaaggtggtggtggtcaggtgtgtgtgtgtgtgtgtgtgtgtgtgtgattcttaaccccttcagtagcatgacgcgtttccatattcattctggtgactatttggtgattttatacagctcagaaactcatgtgggggattaaaatagtgaagactgtggccattaatcttgtgacctccatagacctctcctaatgtcaataaaatggtctactcgtacacaaatctcaaggtcaaaatgtgtcccagtactgaaggggttagctagttttttttcgtgttttttttacttgatttcgttatgttttgttttgtttcgtctttatttcgtttgttattttgatttcgcatgtttttgttattattttcttttttattagttttttattttctcttactattttacaagtctctctctctctctctctctctctctctctctctctctctctctctctctctctctctctctctctctctctctctctctctctctctctgactcacacacacacacaataaaaataataaaatggataaataaccTAACCTTTGCATTCTGTTCTATTGTGTTCTGTTTTCACGATATTCTTCCTAGtgacttccctttttctctctcttactgttttATTACAAGCATTTCCATCTCACTCACTATctttacctcacacacacacacacacacacacacacacacacacacacacacacacacacacacacacaaataaataaataaagtaaataaataaaatagataaatagataaatagatagataaatagataaaaatgaaggataaagtaTACTAACCTTTCCATTCTATTCCTGATGGGGGAGGACCGTCTGGCTTTgtgtccctcctcccctttgGCGGGCTTGGGGGCGTCCTTGGGCTGCTCCTCTGACGGGGGCGGGGGAGCTGGGCCCTTCTTGTGTCTGGCTGGGATGGGACTCTTGGCTTTACTCGTTTCGGGCTTTTCCACGGGCGGGGGGGGTCTGGCGGGCCTCTCAGCTGGTGCAGGAGACGTTGGGCGTAGTGTGGGTGGTTGTGTTGCTGCCTCACACATCGTCTGTAGGAGGGAGAATGAGTGTGAGTGtctggttgggttaggttaggttgggttgggttaggttgggttgggttaggttgggttgggttgggttgggttgggttgggttgggttgggttgggttgggttgggttaggttaggttaggttaggttaggttgggttgggttgggttgggttgggttgggttagggttaggttaggttgggttaggttaggttaggttaggttgggttaggttaggttaggttgggttgggttgggttgggttgggttgggttagatagGGTTtggtttcattcattccttcattcattttttttttattaatttattcactcaGTCACATTTTGAAACGcactctcactctttcattcaacaataacaatgacaataataacatgaagcactcacaacacacacacacacacacacacacacacacacacacacacacacacacacacacacacacacacacacacacaggtgtgtctcctttcacgtgtagcccctgttcacctagcagtgagtaggtacgggatgtaaatcgaggagttgtgaccttgttgtcccggtgtgtggtgtgtgcctggtctcagacctatcccaagatcggaaacaatgagctctgagctcgttccgtagggtaacgtctggctgtctcgtcagagactgcagcagatcaaacagtgaaacacacacacacatagatagatagagagatatttCTTGACCACAACCAAATATTAGAGTTACAGGAGGACTTGGAAGGTCTGGTCCATCAAAACATTTTCTGTAGGAACTTATAAATGGCttgaaacaataaataaaagcaaaccaagttatttaacacaaaaatcctaaaaatacacacacacacacacacacacacacacacacacacacacacacacacacacacacacacacacacacacacacacacacacacacacatttcctcacCTGGTGGCTTTGAAACTTGCTGCTCGGCAACACTTTACTGCAAAACTCACACGGGATCCCATCTTCTATGCCACCAACCATCATGGGCTGACTGTCAAACCGGAACCCATTAAGCTGCTGCGTCGACCCCTTAGTCTCCCCTTGCTTCTTGGGGGGCGGGGGGGCGGTGGACTtgcgggtggaggaggaggaggcagaggaggtggcagtggtggaggaggtggaggaggtggaggtggaggatgttTTGAGTTGCTGTGTttgtgcttttgttgttgtggttgttgcttTGGGTTGTGGCGggggtgtctgtgtgttggCCGGGGTGTGTTGTGGCTGCGGGGTGTTGGGTGGCTGGGGGTCTGTGCTGGGGCTGTGgggttgtggtggcggcggggcgCGGTACTTGTTGGGGTTCTTGACGAAGACAGCCTCGGGGCGCTCCTGGGACTGCGGGGGTGAGGCTGGGGGCGGTGGCCTGGCTGGTGGGGATGACGGGGCAGGGCGGCGGGTGGTGGAGGGTGAGGCTGGGGTGGGGCGGGTTGGAGGTGGGGTCGGGGCTTGCCGGCGGGCAGGAGGAGGGGTGCTCTGTGGTTCCGGGGACGTGGGGGGCAGCTGGGTGGCGGACAGGCTGGTGAGGACTGGCGGCGCGGGTGTCTCTTCGTCCTCATCAACGCCCGTGTCCTCGAGGGGCGCCGTGTTGGAGCGCATGTACCCCCTGCGGGAGGCTGCGCCCGTGGCCGAGATGCTGCGCCAGGAGAAAATGGCGGAGGACAGGAGGCGGCCGCGGCGTGGGCGCATGTAGggcgtctcctcctccatctcctccatctccaggTCCGTGGTGGGCGTGTCCGCAGGGGCCGAGGTGGGGGCGGGCACTGGGGAGGCGGAGGAGCTGGTGGAAGGCGAGGTACAGACGGAGGCGCTGCTAGTGGAGGCGCTGGGAGCGGGGCTCTCGCTGAAGGGCCTGGCGCTGGCTGCTGACACCACTACGGAGGGCGGGGGGCGGTccacgatggtgatggtggctgggGGCGGCGTGCCTGCGTGGGGCGGGGGGCTCAGCGTGGGGCTCCTGCGCTGGGACGAAGCGGGGGTCCTGGCTGGGGCAGGAGCTGGGCTGGCCCTGCTGGAGGCTTCCGTGCCGGCACTAGACCTTctggcggaggcggcggcggagggACGGGGGGCGGCTGTCCTGGGTCTGACTGTACCggcggaggcagaggaggaggaggaagaggaagttgcagtagaagaggaggaggaggtggaagaggtggtggtggcagatgaAGAGGAAGCAGCAGCGGTAGAGGAAGCCGAGGCTAAGGCAGCAGAGATGAGGGAGCTGGAGGAAGATGgactgaaggtggaggaggtggaggggatgaAGGAGGCGCTGGAGGAGGGGCTGGTGGGTGGCGTGGAGAGGGGCGTGAGGCGGGAGGTCCGTGGCAGCTGGGTCTCGTTCTTGTCACAGCTGGTCTGGTGCCTCATCAGGTCACGCTCTGAGAACATTTCATCACAAAACTCACACGGCAGCAGCACCGGGGCCTCGCGACGCACGGGGGTCTGCGGGGACAAGgggcgttagagagagagagagagagagagagagagagagagagagagagagagagagattcaacacCGTAACATCAACAAGTAAACACAGGTACTCATAATGGAAGagcaagaaaattagaaaaaaataaagaagacaaaacaactatgagaaagaaaagaacaagagaaaagaaaaccaaacacacacacacacacacacacacacacacacacacacacacacacacagaaaatcccagaaaaataaaaaccctGCTTGacaaggattcgaacccatgacTTTACACAATCCAGTCAGACACGCTACCGACTGAGCCACGGCgctaccccaaaacaccaaccCACTGAGAGACACAGGCACGCACCGTCTCCTCCCTGAAGGACACACGTTTCTTGAGGCGAGTGTTCTTGGGGCGTGCTCCTGTACTCaacacgctgctgctgctgctgctcgtggTGGCGTTAGACTCACTGGAGGACTTGCTAATGGGCGTggtgctggaagaggaggaggccgaggaggaggaggaggaggaggggagagtccTTGGGGAGGCTGGAGGGCGTCTTGTGCTGCGCCTTGGAGAATTTTCTGTGTCTGATTCGCTCTCACTGCTTGAAGAGGTGTCCTGTGTTTTTAAAAGGGGTGTTAAGATACCGTAGGATGTGTTGAAGGATCTTGTAGTGCATCCTGtccatccttaaccccttctgtaccatgacgcgtttccatattccttctggttactatttggtgattttatatagcttcagaaactcatatgggggattaaagtagcgaagactgtggccattaatcttctgacctccatagacccttcttaatgtcaataaaatggtctaatcgtacacaaaactcaaggtaaaaatgtgtcccagtactgaagggcttaagagtgttttatttcaacattttcctttccttttctttatttcgacttttctctctccccatatccttttttttttaaccttctaTCTATTTCCGCTTTATTCCCTCATTTCCcttgtgtttttctatttctgtttctctttcctcttcctctcactatcACCATTCTGTCACCATCATTCCTCGCCCTTCAATGTCTCACTTCCCCGTAATATGTCACACTAGGTCACAAAAATACCCCAGAATGCCCAAAAATACCCAGAAATGTCAAAAATACCCTCAAATATCCCCAAAAAATTCCCTAAAATGTTCTGATATGCATAACTGTATCCCAAAAACCCTCAAATGTCTCCCAAAATTCCCCAAAATGTTCTGATATGCCCTAAAATGTCCCAAAAACCCTCAAATGTCCCAATATGTCCCAGTAAACCTTCCCATTAACACTATCACCCTTAACACACCCCATCTTCATCCTACCCATCACATTTTTACCCTTCAGTCACCCTTTCCCTCATTCacacccatcaccccatcaccccgtCACCCCATCACTGCCCCGTCATCAGTGGCCCGCTACACTTACTGGTCGGTCTGGCATGGACTGGGACCGCTTGAAGGCTGGTTTGTGCTTCCTATTGAACTCTGCAGCGGGTAAGTCGTCTTCAGCCTTAGCGAGCTGAAAGGCAAGCCACCGGTCATATTGTTCCTGTGTGGCGTTCCTCGGGGGGCGCGTCCTGGTGGAGtctgagagggaagaaagatacTAACACGCTTGTCTCTCTGGTGGCTTTATCAAACTTGTCTCCCTGGCTTTAAATTTGTTTCACTGGCTTTAAATTTGTTTCACTGGCTTTAAATTTGTTTCACTGGCTTAAATTTGTTTCACTGGCTTTAAATTTGTCTCCCTGGCTTAAATTTGTTTCACTGGCTTTAAATTTGTTTCACTGGCTTTAAACTTGTCTTCCTGGCTTTATCATACTTTATCATACTATTTACAAGGCCCACAGAGACGATAAGCGGGGTTTACAAGAGCTCCCCTCCAGTTAGTAATATAGaaaccttgtcactctgcctcgagaaccataaaaacactataaaaattaaataaaaattcgtGTAAACTTGAACCCTGAAATAGTGGAGGGTACACAAgagtttaagaatacgagcgagagagagagagagagagcacttaccTTCACCGCGGGAGGAAGGACTGgtggctgcagagagagagccAACAGTGGACATTGTTTCCAGAGCGAGGGATGTCGGTCTGCGTGGACGAGCACCATTGGACAgactggagggagaggaggaggtggaggaggaggtagaggagggggtcgaggaggaggaagaggatgaggaagaggctgTGGTGGTTCTCGGGGTAGCAGGAACCGTAGCAgtccttgtagtagtagtagtagtagtcgtagttgctcttgcagtagtagtagtagtagtagtagcggcagtGGAGGGGCGGGTGTGGGAGGTGGTGCTGGAGGTTGTATGGGCGCGTTTGgagggggtagtggtggtggtggtggtggaggaggtggaagagggggaggaggaggaggagggggtggaaggggaggaggaggaggaggaggagcagcaacaatcatcatcattagcggTTTCCTTCTTGTCACTGCAGGACTCTTGGCAGGATtcttggcaggaggaggaggaggaagaggaggaggaggtggtggtggaggtggtggtggaagagtagGGGGTGTAGGAGGGAGGGGTGTGGGTGTTGGAGGGGCGCTGGTACctgtaggaggtggaggaggtgcggGAGGAAAGTAGGGCGTTCACCATATCTGTGGAAGgagatagtagttgtagtaatagtagtagtagtagtagtagtagtagtagtagtagtagtagtggtagtagtagtagtgcaacagatgataaagaaaacggaaagttACAAGAAACGTCGTAAAACTTTGgccattaaacacacacacacacacacacacacacacacacacacacacacacagacacgcgcgcacggacgcacgcacgcacgcactaacaaaaattaattacagtgttatagagaaaaaataaaaatacacttaaaatacATTCTAGACTTTTATATAAGTTTTAAGCCAtccatgttttctctctctctctctctctctctctctctctctctctctctctctctctctctatctatctatctatctatctgtctatctatttatttcattataacaaaaaaagaaaaaaaatgaaaaactttgacccaaacacacacacacacacacacacacacacacacacacacacacacacatcatagtcCTGAGTGGTATGGTGAACAAGGCGGCGTGTGGGTGTGGCGCTGTATGAGCTTCTGTTGGGAACACTGTGGCTTCGCgtgttcttcttattcctcgGCTTGTTCACGTAGTTCTTGATGATCTCCTCCTCTCGGCAGAACCTGGGCGAGACGGAAGGTTTAGCGCATAGGAAGGGAAACTTTATATATGCCAATGATAGCGAGAAacttttatgtacgattagaccattttgttgacattaggaagggtctatggaggtcagaagattaatagtcacagtcttcactattgtaatcccccacatgagtttctgaagctctgtaaaatcaccaaatagtaaccaataTGAATAGGggaacgcgtcatagtactgaacgggttaaaaaaaagggaaggaaagtgagttTAGGTGGAAATTAAGGTTTGGTaattgaatggaaggaaaagattaattaaTTTGAAAGGATAGGAAGtttttagtggagagagagagagagagagagagagagagagagagagagaattttgctcTCAtcgaaatacataaatgaaaattgagaaaaatagaagaaaaaacaaaagaaattaaaaacaattttatcagagaagatggaggagggagataaaaagacgaagaaaaagaagaagaagaaagggaagagaaggaggaggaggaggaggaggaggaggaggaggaggaggaagatagagaagatggagataattcaatttattttctcttcccttccatgcaAAACACCATTTTCAAAACCAACCTTTCATAATTGTCTTAACCAACACTTAAAAGcaaaacctcctcctcttcctcttcctccttctcctcttcctcttcctcctcctcctcctcctcctctcctcctcctcctcctcctccttctcttgttatctctttctttctctctcctatctttgtTTATCCCTTCCAatcttgttgctttttttcctatctctcttttatctcttctttttctcttcatacttttcctttagtttttcttcttattttcttttattctccattttctctcttcctcctcctcctcctcctcctcctcctcctcctcctcctcctcctcctcctcctcctcctcctcctcctcctttccttcctatcttcattttatcttctttctcttttcttatttctctctctctctctctctctctctctctctctctctctctctctctctctctctctctctctctctctctctctctctctctctctctctctctctctctgtaataatgTACCAGCATATACGTGCCTTTCAACAACACAATGTTTcatacactcactctctcactttctcactctctctctctctctctctctctctctctctctcactctctctctttctcactctctctctctcacctctctctctctctgtcactcgcTATTTACCAGTAGTATTTCACTgaggcgcgcgcacacacacacacacacacacacacacacacacacacacacacacacacacacacacacacacacacacacacattctctctctcgctctttgtacctctcctcacctttatcttcattcattacctctattctctctctctctctctctctctctctctctctctctctctctctctctctctctctctctctctctctctctctctctctctctctctctctcctcctccctccctccctccctccctctcctacctGACGTCCATGAGCATGTCTCTGGGGATGTCCCTCCTACAGATGGCGCAGTTCTTGGTGGTGTTAGCGATGCCCTTCACGCAAACCATACAGAAGGTGTGGCCGCATTCCAGAGCCAGCGGGAGGGTGAAGGGCCCCAGACAGATTGGACACTCGTCACTCGCCTCATCGTCAGAGCTGTTAACGCCGactgtcatagagagagagggagagagcggcTGAGTTGATTAtgagaggctgtgagaggaagggagggaaggagatgagggtgaacaagcaaaaaaaattaaaatatatatgtaattaaaaaaaagtatataatctAGGAGGCTGAGACTAGGTAGGCctatggaaaggaagggaaggaggtaaaggatgctgggaagaaaaagagagaggctgtgagaggaaggaagggaaggaggcggagggtgagcaagggatgggaagaaactgagagaggatgggatagaaaggaagggaaggaggtcaggatggtaggaagaaaagagaaaggaagggaaagaaaagaatcagaggttagaggagaagaggatgatgggaagaaaaagagagatgatgggagagaatgaaaaagagaggcagagagaaaaggatgatgagaagagaaggaaaagaaaaggagaggagggttttaaaaggaagaggagtgagaggagacgggaaggaagagaagagacacaacaacaaacagacaaacagacaaacggatGAATAAATAGGAATGCATGTGTTGAAACTGAACAAGCCTAGGCAGaaacatatactctctctctctctctctctctctctctctctctctctctctctctctctctctctctctctctctctctctctctctctctccattttcttagcttttcttctttttttccttctttctttctcatcctgtctcgctctttatttatttgtgtatttgtcgTTTAtttagcattctctctctctctctctctctctctctctctctctctctctctctctctctctctctctctctctctctctctcattttatccaCTGGCCTCAAACTTAGGCAgaaacacacatctctctctctctctctctctctctctctctctctctctctctctctctctctctctctctctctctctctctctctctctctctctctctctctctctctctctctctctctcacctttatccTCAGGCCTTAGGTAGCGGTGGTCACTTTCGTAATGAAACTGCAGATGCTTGACTTGTACATATTTGGTACAGCCTTTACACCGCTCAGTCCTCGCCTCGCAGTACTCCACATGTCTCTGCAGCTCACTCGCCTGCACCTCTAACTCACAGTGCTGGCAGGCGAGGAGGCGTTTCGGGCActcctccttctgtttatgAGAGAAAGGTTGCTGTGTTAGTGACTGGTGGTTATTTGTAATGGAGTATagtttatttacatttgttttgtcatattatattttttttgtgtgtgttaaaatggACTATGTGATTTGATTGTATGTTAAAGTGTGGTCAGtaaacttatcta
Proteins encoded in this window:
- the LOC123513270 gene encoding LOW QUALITY PROTEIN: flocculation protein FLO11-like (The sequence of the model RefSeq protein was modified relative to this genomic sequence to represent the inferred CDS: inserted 1 base in 1 codon), producing MGEETKYCGNCKREVSATNFTVHTVHCQRNIALCPLCXEPVPRSTFQHHLQTEHEEVRCQKCDAEMEPARVFVHEKEECPKRLLACQHCELEVQASELQRHVEYCEARTERCKGCTKYVQVKHLQFHYESDHRYLRPEDKVGVNSSDDEASDECPICLGPFTLPLALECGHTFCMVCVKGIANTTKNCAICRRDIPRDMLMDVRFCREEEIIKNYVNKPRNKKNTRSHSVPNRSSYSATPTRRLVHHTTQDYDDMVNALLSSRTSSTSYRYQRPSNTHTPPSYTPYSSTTTSTTTSSSSSSSSSCQESCQESCSDKKETANDDDCCCSSSSSSSPSTPSSSSSPSSTSSTTTTTTTPSKRAHTTSSTTSHTRPSTAATTTTTTTARATTTTTTTTTRTATVPATPRTTTASSSSSSSSSTPSSTSSSTSSSPSSLSNGARPRRPTSLALETMSTVGSLSAATSPSSRGEDSTRTRPPRNATQEQYDRWLAFQLAKAEDDLPAAEFNRKHKPAFKRSQSMPDRPDTSSSSESESDTENSPRRSTRRPPASPRTLPSSSSSSSASSSSSTTPISKSSSESNATTSSSSSSVLSTGARPKNTRLKKRVSFREETTPVRREAPVLLPCEFCDEMFSERDLMRHQTSCDKNETQLPRTSRLTPLSTPPTSPSSSASFIPSTSSTFSPSSSSSLISAALASASSTAAASSSSATTTSSTSSSSSTATSSSSSSSASAGTVRPRTAAPRPSAAASARRSSAGTEASSRASPAPAPARTPASSQRRSPTLSPPPHAGTPPPATITIVDRPPPSVVVSAASARPFSESPAPSASTSSASVCTSPSTSSSASPVPAPTSAPADTPTTDLEMEEMEEETPYMRPRRGRLLSSAIFSWRSISATGAASRRGYMRSNTAPLEDTGVDEDEETPAPPVLTSLSATQLPPTSPEPQSTPPPARRQAPTPPPTRPTPASPSTTRRPAPSSPPARPPPPASPPQSQERPEAVFVKNPNKYRAPPPPQPHSPSTDPQPPNTPQPQHTPANTQTPPPQPKATTTTTKAQTQQLKTSSTSTSSTSSTTATSSASSSSTRKSTAPPPPKKQGETKGSTQQLNGFRFDSQPMMVGGIEDGIPCEFCSKVLPSSKFQSHQTMCEAATQPPTLRPTSPAPAERPARPPPPVEKPETSKAKSPIPARHKKGPAPPPPSEEQPKDAPKPAKGEEGHKARRSSPIRNRMERSHSVMDERVCYSEKVRINRHLHRTNSIKESSSRTSLYKDSSSSSSRASYCSPSPSLARRWSSREVLYGNSMDSPSSFASSSCWGGSSSSLYGAGLSSTGVSSGLSSGYTSGHGWASPLSFLRDDVRGRLSSSSSCAAAASSASSYYGGGVRYRERSVSRARPTSLYTTSDAWGSLMDLHSPTRQFNIADTFSSASLAYVPTKRPSKKYRAPQPPCRTA